One Camelina sativa cultivar DH55 chromosome 3, Cs, whole genome shotgun sequence genomic window carries:
- the LOC104776415 gene encoding uncharacterized protein LOC104776415 isoform X2, protein MEEKDRGEAMVLEISPEVNNNNTPAVMMMRVPRRIRERLMSDCSSSSNKKTVSSVQDIEDKLLHAHLRRQQFYHNVSRKARAKPRSPSRSSDEELGQRIEARLLAAEQKRLEILAKAQMRLAKLDELRQAAKTSVEIRSERERVKLGTQVESRVQKAEANRMKILKASHQKRACAKERTSQSMMRRMARESKYKERVRASINQKRVAAEKKRLGLLEAEKKKARARVQQVRHVANSVSNQREIERSKMRDKLEDKLQRAKRHRSEFLRQRRRQRDSISLFCDMMQEDADLLSRKLSRCWRCFVRQKRTTLDLAKAYDGLKISESLPFEQLAVLIESPITLRTVKSLLDRLEVRLEASKSVVTIASQPSRLDNIDHLLRRVATPRRKVTPSNLRSRKGKKVSSVRNVTGTPVKMSRYPVRVVLSAFMILGHPDAVFNGQGDQEAALNNASKGFVRELKLLIKVIKEGPVQVSGGESKLRTLRSQLDLFDKAWCSFLNSFVIWKVKDARLLEDDLVRAACQLELSMIQKCKLTPEGGGTILTHDKKAIQLQVTQDQELLTEKVRHLSGVAGVERMESALSETRTKYFQAKENGSPMANQLAYFFSPSSASSPVQSVSSSSSRSKDSVGVEGSKRVSRALFKDDTPPSSGPSRVSNGTVDEVAKQNELMVNEFLHDWNFKFPGGSTVKDEEDSLKKKIKETMERAFWDNVMESVKSEEPDYSCISNLMKEVSDELCQMVPDSWKVDITEAIDLDILSQLLNSGTLDIEYLGKMLEFSLATIRKLSAPANDSENESTHRDLLKELHRLCQVKDESGNLRAVAIVKGIRFILEQIQELKQEIGIGRITIMKPFLQGPAGFDYLTQAFEKRYGPPTQAYESLPVTRRWIPTLLSCKDEWEEHRNMLSALNVVERSSMGISLKTGGSFAVNTTSKSTATDTAGQVSECKGERVDLAMRLGLLKLVSQVSGLTPEVTPETFQLNLSRIRDIQAEIQKIIVVTTSLLIWRRMLAKSESETESMTKKLLEVLDGKEEAGLTKIVETTMSEEDEEKKNMMKGLLGKSLAEGNTVYERVTGCIYKAARGALLSGNGENGKRMVGTEMKKVGGGGLKERVLETARALGVVACVSVRVHGPWLTNLMQQH, encoded by the exons gttaataataataatactccggcggtgatgatgatgagagttcCACGGAGGATTCGTGAGAGGCTTATGTCTGactgtagtagtagtagtaataagaAGACTGTATCTTCTGTTCAAGATATTGAAGACAAGCTTCTTCATGCCCATCTACGAAGAcag cAATTTTATCATAACGTTTCGAGAAAGGCTCGTGCCAAACCTAGAAGCCCTTCACGATCATCTgatgaagaacttggccaaCGGATCGAGGCTAGGCTTCTTGCTGCTGAACagaaaag GTTGGAGATTCTTGCGAAGGCGCAGATGCGTTTAGCGAAGTTAGATGAGTTAAGACAAGCGGCGAAAACGAGTGTTGAGATACGGTCTGAGAGGGAACGTGTGAAGCTTGGAACACAAGTGGAGTCTCGTGTTCAAAAGGCTGAAGCTAATAGGATGAAGATACTCAAGGCGTCGCACCAGAAAAGGGCTTGTGCTAAAGAGAGAACGTCTCAGTCTATGATGAGGAGGATGGCTAGAGAGAGCAAGTACAAGGAACGTGTTCGTGCTTCGATCAATCAGAAACGTGTAGCTGCTGAGAAGAAACGTCTTGGGTTGCttgaagctgagaagaagaaagcacgTGCTCGTGTTCAACAAGTACGTCACGTTGCCAACTCTGTTTCTAATCAGCGTGAGATTGAGAGAAGTAAAATGAGGGACAAACTTGAAGACAAGTTGCAAAGA GCTAAGAGACATAGATCCGAGTTTCTTCGTCAGAGAAGAAGGCAACGTGATTCCATTAGTCTCTTTTGCGATATGATGCAGGAAGATGCTGATCTTCTCTCTAGAAAGCTCTCAAG GTGTTGGAGGTGCTTTGTCAGGCAGAAGAGGACAACTTTAGACTTGGCAAAAGCTTATGATGGTTTGAAGATTAGCGAGTCATTGCCATTTGAGCAGCTTGCAGTACTAATTGAGTCGCCTATTACTCTTAGAACTGTTAAATCGTTGCTAGATCGTCTTGAAGTTCGCTTAGAAGCTTCTAAGAGTGTTGTTACCATCGCTTCTCAACCGTCCAGATTGGATAACATTGATCACCTTCTTAGAAGAGTTGCCACTCCAAGGAGAAAGGTAACGCCAAGTAATTTGAGGAGCAGAAAAGGAAAGAAGGTTTCTTCTGTTAGGAATGTGACCGGGACACCGGTGAAGATGTCTAGGTATCCTGTCAGAGTTGTTCTTTCTGCCTTTATGATACTTGGCCATCCAGATGCTGTTTTTAACGGCCAAGGTGATCAAGAGGCTGCTCTCAATAACGCGTCTAAAGGATTTGTGAGAGAGCTTAAGTTGTTGATAAAGGTTATTAAAGAGGGTCCTGTTCAGGTTTCTGGTGGAGAATCAAAACTTCGGACCTTGAGATCTCAGTTGGATTTATTTGATAAGGCATGGTGCTCCTTTTTGAATTCATTTGTGATTTGGAAAGTTAAGGATGCTCGGTTGTTGGAAGATGATTTGGTAAGAGCGGCCTGTCAGCTTGAGCTTTCCATGATTCAAAAATGTAAGCTAACTCCAGAAGGGGGTGGGACTATACTCACTCATGATAAGAAAGCAATTCAGTTGCAG GTAACACAAGATCAAGAACTTCTAACGGAGAAAGTACGACACCTGAGTGGAGTTGCAGGAGTTGAGCGTATGGAAAGTGCGTTGTCCGAAACGAGAACAAAGTACTTTCAGGCTAAGGAGAATGGTAGCCCTATGGCTAATCAACTCGCATATTTCTTTTCTCCAAGCTCAGCTTCATCTCCAGTTCAGTCTGTGTCTAGTTCAAGCAGCAGAAGTAAAGATAGTGTAGGTGTTGAAGGTTCAAAACGTGTTAGTCGTGCTTTATTTAAGGATGATACTCCACCTTCATCTGGACCCTCAAGAGTCAGTAATGGCACTGTGGATGAGGTTGCAAAACAGAATGAGTTGATGGTGAATGAGTTCCTTCACGATTGGAATTTCAAGTTTCCTGGTGGATCTACTGTGAAGGATGAAGAGGACAGTCTTAAG AAAAAGATAAAGGAGACTATGGAGAGAGCTTTCTGGGATAATGTCATGGAATCAGTGAAATCGGAGGAGCCAGACTATAGTTGCATCTCTAACCTTATGAAAGAAGTGAGTGACGAACTCTGCCAAATGGTGCCAGATAGCTGGAAAGTAGATATAACTGAAGCTATCGATCTGGACATTCTCTCACAG TTGCTCAACTCCGGCACCTTGGATATCGAGTACCTCGGAAAGATGCTTGAGTTTTCATTGGCTACTATTAGGAAACTCTCTGCCCCAGCTAATGACAGTGAGAATGAAAGCACTCACAGGGATTTACTCAAGGAACTTCACAGGTTGTGTCAAGTTAAAGATGAATCTGGTAACCTTCGTGCTGTTGCAATAGTCAAGGGGATCCGCTTCATTCTCGAACAGATTCAG GAACTTAAGCAAGAGATAGGCATAGGGCGCATAACAATCATGAAACCCTTTTTGCAAGGGCCAGCAGGGTTTGATTACCTAACACAAGCTTTTGAAAAGCGCTATGGACCTCCCACTCAAGCCTACGAATCACTACCAGTGACACGAAGGTGGATACCAACTCTCTTGTCTTGTAAAGACGAGTGGGAAGAGCACAGAAATATGCTTTCAGCCTTGAATGTGGTTGAGAGATCCTCCATGGGAATTTCTCTCAAAACGGGTGGAAGCTTTGCAGTCAATACCACGTCCAAGTCAACTGCTACGGACACTGCAG GTCAAGTGTCAGAATGCAAGGGAGAAAGAGTTGATCTGGCAATGAGGCTCGGATTGTTGAAGCTGGTGAGTCAGGTATCTGGTTTAACACCAGAAGTTACACCGGAAACTTTTCAGCTCAACCTCTCTCGCATAAGGGATATTCAAGCCGAAATTCAGAAGATAATTGTGGTAACTACAAG CTTGCTCATATGGCGTCGAATGCTTGCTAAGAGCGAAAGCGAAACAGAAAGCATGACAAAGAAGTTGTTAGAGGTGTTAGATGGGAAGGAAGAAGCAGGATTAACGAAGATTGTTGAGACAACAatgagtgaagaagatgaagagaagaagaacatgatGAAAGGATTATTGGGGAAGAGTTTGGCAGAAGGCAATACAGTGTATGAAAGAGTCACAGGTTGTATATACAAAGCGGCTCGAGGAGCTTTATTGAGTGGGAATGGTGAAAATGGGAAAAGAATGGTGGGAACAGAGATGAAGaaagtaggaggaggaggattgaAAGAGAGGGTATTAGAGACAGCTCGAGCCCTTGGTGTTGTAGCTTGTGTCTCGGTCAGAGTTCATGGTCCGTGGTTGACTAATCTCATGCAGCAACATtga
- the LOC104776415 gene encoding uncharacterized protein LOC104776415 isoform X1 produces the protein MEEKDRGEAMVLEISPEVNNNNTPAVMMMRVPRRIRERLMSDCSSSSNKKTVSSVQDIEDKLLHAHLRRQQFYHNVSRKARAKPRSPSRSSDEELGQRIEARLLAAEQKRLEILAKAQMRLAKLDELRQAAKTSVEIRSERERVKLGTQVESRVQKAEANRMKILKASHQKRACAKERTSQSMMRRMARESKYKERVRASINQKRVAAEKKRLGLLEAEKKKARARVQQVRHVANSVSNQREIERSKMRDKLEDKLQRAKRHRSEFLRQRRRQRDSISLFCDMMQEDADLLSRKLSRCWRCFVRQKRTTLDLAKAYDGLKISESLPFEQLAVLIESPITLRTVKSLLDRLEVRLEASKSVVTIASQPSRLDNIDHLLRRVATPRRKVTPSNLRSRKGKKVSSVRNVTGTPVKMSRYPVRVVLSAFMILGHPDAVFNGQGDQEAALNNASKGFVRELKLLIKVIKEGPVQVSGGESKLRTLRSQLDLFDKAWCSFLNSFVIWKVKDARLLEDDLVRAACQLELSMIQKCKLTPEGGGTILTHDKKAIQLQVTQDQELLTEKVRHLSGVAGVERMESALSETRTKYFQAKENGSPMANQLAYFFSPSSASSPVQSVSSSSSRSKDSVGVEGSKRVSRALFKDDTPPSSGPSRVSNGTVDEVAKQNELMVNEFLHDWNFKFPGGSTVKDEEDSLKKKIKETMERAFWDNVMESVKSEEPDYSCISNLMKEVSDELCQMVPDSWKVDITEAIDLDILSQLLNSGTLDIEYLGKMLEFSLATIRKLSAPANDSENESTHRDLLKELHRLCQVKDESGNLRAVAIVKGIRFILEQIQELKQEIGIGRITIMKPFLQGPAGFDYLTQAFEKRYGPPTQAYESLPVTRRWIPTLLSCKDEWEEHRNMLSALNVVERSSMGISLKTGGSFAVNTTSKSTATDTAEGQVSECKGERVDLAMRLGLLKLVSQVSGLTPEVTPETFQLNLSRIRDIQAEIQKIIVVTTSLLIWRRMLAKSESETESMTKKLLEVLDGKEEAGLTKIVETTMSEEDEEKKNMMKGLLGKSLAEGNTVYERVTGCIYKAARGALLSGNGENGKRMVGTEMKKVGGGGLKERVLETARALGVVACVSVRVHGPWLTNLMQQH, from the exons gttaataataataatactccggcggtgatgatgatgagagttcCACGGAGGATTCGTGAGAGGCTTATGTCTGactgtagtagtagtagtaataagaAGACTGTATCTTCTGTTCAAGATATTGAAGACAAGCTTCTTCATGCCCATCTACGAAGAcag cAATTTTATCATAACGTTTCGAGAAAGGCTCGTGCCAAACCTAGAAGCCCTTCACGATCATCTgatgaagaacttggccaaCGGATCGAGGCTAGGCTTCTTGCTGCTGAACagaaaag GTTGGAGATTCTTGCGAAGGCGCAGATGCGTTTAGCGAAGTTAGATGAGTTAAGACAAGCGGCGAAAACGAGTGTTGAGATACGGTCTGAGAGGGAACGTGTGAAGCTTGGAACACAAGTGGAGTCTCGTGTTCAAAAGGCTGAAGCTAATAGGATGAAGATACTCAAGGCGTCGCACCAGAAAAGGGCTTGTGCTAAAGAGAGAACGTCTCAGTCTATGATGAGGAGGATGGCTAGAGAGAGCAAGTACAAGGAACGTGTTCGTGCTTCGATCAATCAGAAACGTGTAGCTGCTGAGAAGAAACGTCTTGGGTTGCttgaagctgagaagaagaaagcacgTGCTCGTGTTCAACAAGTACGTCACGTTGCCAACTCTGTTTCTAATCAGCGTGAGATTGAGAGAAGTAAAATGAGGGACAAACTTGAAGACAAGTTGCAAAGA GCTAAGAGACATAGATCCGAGTTTCTTCGTCAGAGAAGAAGGCAACGTGATTCCATTAGTCTCTTTTGCGATATGATGCAGGAAGATGCTGATCTTCTCTCTAGAAAGCTCTCAAG GTGTTGGAGGTGCTTTGTCAGGCAGAAGAGGACAACTTTAGACTTGGCAAAAGCTTATGATGGTTTGAAGATTAGCGAGTCATTGCCATTTGAGCAGCTTGCAGTACTAATTGAGTCGCCTATTACTCTTAGAACTGTTAAATCGTTGCTAGATCGTCTTGAAGTTCGCTTAGAAGCTTCTAAGAGTGTTGTTACCATCGCTTCTCAACCGTCCAGATTGGATAACATTGATCACCTTCTTAGAAGAGTTGCCACTCCAAGGAGAAAGGTAACGCCAAGTAATTTGAGGAGCAGAAAAGGAAAGAAGGTTTCTTCTGTTAGGAATGTGACCGGGACACCGGTGAAGATGTCTAGGTATCCTGTCAGAGTTGTTCTTTCTGCCTTTATGATACTTGGCCATCCAGATGCTGTTTTTAACGGCCAAGGTGATCAAGAGGCTGCTCTCAATAACGCGTCTAAAGGATTTGTGAGAGAGCTTAAGTTGTTGATAAAGGTTATTAAAGAGGGTCCTGTTCAGGTTTCTGGTGGAGAATCAAAACTTCGGACCTTGAGATCTCAGTTGGATTTATTTGATAAGGCATGGTGCTCCTTTTTGAATTCATTTGTGATTTGGAAAGTTAAGGATGCTCGGTTGTTGGAAGATGATTTGGTAAGAGCGGCCTGTCAGCTTGAGCTTTCCATGATTCAAAAATGTAAGCTAACTCCAGAAGGGGGTGGGACTATACTCACTCATGATAAGAAAGCAATTCAGTTGCAG GTAACACAAGATCAAGAACTTCTAACGGAGAAAGTACGACACCTGAGTGGAGTTGCAGGAGTTGAGCGTATGGAAAGTGCGTTGTCCGAAACGAGAACAAAGTACTTTCAGGCTAAGGAGAATGGTAGCCCTATGGCTAATCAACTCGCATATTTCTTTTCTCCAAGCTCAGCTTCATCTCCAGTTCAGTCTGTGTCTAGTTCAAGCAGCAGAAGTAAAGATAGTGTAGGTGTTGAAGGTTCAAAACGTGTTAGTCGTGCTTTATTTAAGGATGATACTCCACCTTCATCTGGACCCTCAAGAGTCAGTAATGGCACTGTGGATGAGGTTGCAAAACAGAATGAGTTGATGGTGAATGAGTTCCTTCACGATTGGAATTTCAAGTTTCCTGGTGGATCTACTGTGAAGGATGAAGAGGACAGTCTTAAG AAAAAGATAAAGGAGACTATGGAGAGAGCTTTCTGGGATAATGTCATGGAATCAGTGAAATCGGAGGAGCCAGACTATAGTTGCATCTCTAACCTTATGAAAGAAGTGAGTGACGAACTCTGCCAAATGGTGCCAGATAGCTGGAAAGTAGATATAACTGAAGCTATCGATCTGGACATTCTCTCACAG TTGCTCAACTCCGGCACCTTGGATATCGAGTACCTCGGAAAGATGCTTGAGTTTTCATTGGCTACTATTAGGAAACTCTCTGCCCCAGCTAATGACAGTGAGAATGAAAGCACTCACAGGGATTTACTCAAGGAACTTCACAGGTTGTGTCAAGTTAAAGATGAATCTGGTAACCTTCGTGCTGTTGCAATAGTCAAGGGGATCCGCTTCATTCTCGAACAGATTCAG GAACTTAAGCAAGAGATAGGCATAGGGCGCATAACAATCATGAAACCCTTTTTGCAAGGGCCAGCAGGGTTTGATTACCTAACACAAGCTTTTGAAAAGCGCTATGGACCTCCCACTCAAGCCTACGAATCACTACCAGTGACACGAAGGTGGATACCAACTCTCTTGTCTTGTAAAGACGAGTGGGAAGAGCACAGAAATATGCTTTCAGCCTTGAATGTGGTTGAGAGATCCTCCATGGGAATTTCTCTCAAAACGGGTGGAAGCTTTGCAGTCAATACCACGTCCAAGTCAACTGCTACGGACACTGCAG AAGGTCAAGTGTCAGAATGCAAGGGAGAAAGAGTTGATCTGGCAATGAGGCTCGGATTGTTGAAGCTGGTGAGTCAGGTATCTGGTTTAACACCAGAAGTTACACCGGAAACTTTTCAGCTCAACCTCTCTCGCATAAGGGATATTCAAGCCGAAATTCAGAAGATAATTGTGGTAACTACAAG CTTGCTCATATGGCGTCGAATGCTTGCTAAGAGCGAAAGCGAAACAGAAAGCATGACAAAGAAGTTGTTAGAGGTGTTAGATGGGAAGGAAGAAGCAGGATTAACGAAGATTGTTGAGACAACAatgagtgaagaagatgaagagaagaagaacatgatGAAAGGATTATTGGGGAAGAGTTTGGCAGAAGGCAATACAGTGTATGAAAGAGTCACAGGTTGTATATACAAAGCGGCTCGAGGAGCTTTATTGAGTGGGAATGGTGAAAATGGGAAAAGAATGGTGGGAACAGAGATGAAGaaagtaggaggaggaggattgaAAGAGAGGGTATTAGAGACAGCTCGAGCCCTTGGTGTTGTAGCTTGTGTCTCGGTCAGAGTTCATGGTCCGTGGTTGACTAATCTCATGCAGCAACATtga
- the LOC104776416 gene encoding uncharacterized PKHD-type hydroxylase At1g22950, which translates to MCNQTHLRSMALVSSGKQQSEQQQEPPRASSGNGEARLKLRRTPKEEHEPENYEVLPLDFSPSLFSSLERYLPEQLLNSTRIDKASFMRDLLLRYSPDTERVRIMRHNEYRKKILSSYQRLHGEIYTLDPTSFFVPSFIRAFTQKSEQSFRNMMVESAPGIFTFEMFKPQFCEMLLAEVEHMEKWVYDSRSTIMRPNTMNNFGVVLDDFGFDRMLQQLVEDFLSPISQALFPEFCGSALDSHHGYVVEYGKDRDVDLAFHVDDSELSLNVCLGKQFSGGELFFRGVRCDNHVNSGSSEKEVYDYSHVPGHAILHRGRHRHGARATTSGHRANLILWCRSSTFREMKNYQKDFSNWCGGCKLEKVRRQRESVIETKEMLARRAAEKTLVELASKSCAD; encoded by the exons ATGTGCAATCAAACTCATCTTAGATCTATGGCTCTCGTTTCTTCCGGAAAACAACAATCTGAGCAGCAGCAAGAACCACCGCGAGCCTCCTCTGGAAACGGCGAGGCAAGATTGAAACTTCGGAGAACCCCTAAAGAAGAACATGAGCCTGAGAACTATGAAGTTCTACCTTTGGACTTTAGCCCGTCTCTGTTCAGCTCCCTTGAGCGTTACTTACCCGAGCAGCTTCTCAATTCCACTCGAATCGATAAAGCTAGTTTCATGAGAGACCTTCTTCTCCGATACTCCCCTGACACTGAGCGAGTTCGG ATTATGAGGCATAACGAATACAGGAAGAAAATCTTGTCTTCTTACCAG CGTCTGCATGGAGAGATCTATACTCTTGACCCTACAAGTTTCTTTGTGCCTTCGTTTATTAGAGCTTTTACTCAGAAGTCGGAGCAGAGTTTTAGAAACATGATGGTTGAGTCCGCTCCTGGGATTTTCACTTTTGAAATGTTTAAGCCACAGTTCTGTGAAATGTTACTAGCAGAG GTTGAACATATGGAGAAATGGGTTTATGATTCAAGATCCACAATAATGAGACCTAATACGATGAACAATTTTGGTGTTGTCCTTGATGATTTTGGCTTTGATCGCATGCTCCAGCAGTTGGTTGAGGACTTTTTAAGTCCTATATCTCAAG CTCTGTTCCCGGAATTCTGTGGATCCGCTTTAGATTCTCACCATGGCTATGTTGTTGAATATGGAAAAGACAGGGATGTTGATCTTG CGTTCCATGTGGATGACTCAGAGCTTAGTTTAAATGTCTGCTTGGGTAAACAATTTTCCGGTGGGGAGCTGTTCTTTCGAGGTGTGAGATGTGATAATCATGTGAATTCCGGTAGCAGTGAAAAG GAAGTTTATGATTACTCTCATGTACCTGGCCATGCCATTCTTCATCGTGGACGTCATCGCCATGGTGCTAGAGCTACAACGTCTGGACACCGAGCCAACTTGATTTTGTGGTGTAGAAG CTCAACTTTTCGAGAAATGAAGAATTATCAGAAAGATTTTTCAAATTGGTGCGGAGGATGCAAACTTGAGAAAGTGAGAAGACAACGTGAGTCGGTTATTGAAACTAAAGAG ATGCTGGCGAGGAGAGCTGCAGAGAAGACACTTGTTGAGCTGGCTTCAAAATCATGTGCcgactaa
- the LOC104776417 gene encoding pentatricopeptide repeat-containing protein At1g22960, mitochondrial-like produces MAAPPTFSRIFEIIDSLEIHFGSYVFLSVSSMILCLRLCLRASRSFFSISTTSNNCNNLSRFLFRFSTLPHCAAAFSSSTSSNLESYYANLILTSHGGNKPNQNQKWTSHQFRILLTDPDLLVRVLNMIRAKPEIAFRFFNWIQRQSDVKQSRQAFAAMLEILAENDWMSEAYLVAERSIDLGMHEIDDLLIDGNFDKLIAIKLLDLLLWVYTRKYMADKCLISFEKMIRKGFLPSVRNCNSVLKVLRDSRLMSKPREVYGMMVENGILPTVITFNTMLDSCFKAGHLEQVDKIWLEMKRRNVEFSEVTYNILINGFSKNGKMEEARRFHGDMQRSGFPVTSYSFNPLIEGYCKQGLLDEAWGVTDEMVNVGLYPTTATYNIYIRALCEYGKIDDARQVLSSMAAPDVVSYNTLMHGYIKIGKMVEASLLFDDLRVGDISPSVVTYNTLIDGLCESGNLEGALRLKEEMTDQLIFPDVITYTTLVKGFVKNGNLSMATEIYDEMLKKGIKPDGYAYTTRTVGEMRLGDSDKAFRLHEEIVAKDHHHAPDLIIYNVRIDGLCKVGNLEKAIEFQRKIFRVGLVPDHVTYTTVIRAYLEKGRFKMASDLYDEMLSKRLSPSVITYFVLIHGHAKAGRLDQALQYSTEMKKSGVRPNVMTYNALIHGYCRAGDIDEAYKYFCKMEEDGFSPNKYSYTMLISKSCELEKWEEVVKLYKEMLDKEIEPDAYTHNALFKHLDKDHASREVELVEKLLLS; encoded by the exons ATGGCCGCTCCTCCTACCTTCTCAAGGATCTTTGAAATCATTGATTCTCTTGAAATCCATTTTGGTTCCTATGTGTTCCTCTCTGTTTCCTCAATGATCCTATGTCTCCGTCTCTGTCTCAGAGCTTCGAGATCTTTCTTCTCTATTTCCACTACCAGCAACAACTGCAATAACCTATCACGCTTCCTCTTTCGATTCTCTACTCTTCCTCATTGCGCCGCTGCGTTTTCGTCTTCTACTTCCTCCAATCTCGAGTCTTATTACGCTAATCTCATTTTGACCTCCCACGGAGGAAACAAACCTAATCAGAATCAGAAGTGGACCTCTCATCAGTTTCGTATCCTCTTGACTGATCCAGATTTGCTTGTTAGAGTACTCAATATGATTAGGGCAAAGCCCGAGATCGCGTTTCGGTTTTTCAATTGGATACAGAGGCAGAGCGATGTGAAGCAGTCACGTCAAGCTTTCGCAGCGATGCTTGAGATTTTAGCTGAGAATGATTGGATGAGTGAAGCCTACTTGGTCGCTGAGAGGAGTATCGATCTCGGTATGCACGAAATTGACGATCTTTTGATTGATGGGAACTTTGATAAGCTGATTGCTATCAAGCTTTTGGATCTGTTGTTGTGGGTTTACACTAGGAAGTATATGGCGGACAagtgtttgattagttttgaGAAGATGATTAGGAAAGGGTTCTTACCTAGTGTTAGGAATTGTAACAGTGTTTTGAAAGTTCTTAGGGATTCGAGGTTGATGAGTAAGCCTCGAGAGGTTTACGGGATGATGGTTGAGAATGGTATTTTGCCAACGGTTATCACGTTCAACACTATGTTGGATTCTTGTTTCAAGGCTGGTCATTTGGAGCAAGTCGACAAGATTTGGTTAGAGATGAAGAGAAGGAATGTTGAGTTTAGTGAG GTGACTTACAATATACTGATCAATGGATTTTCCAAGAATGGTAAAATGGAGGAAGCTAGGCGGTTTCATGGAGATATGCAAAGATCTGGCTTCCCTGTTACGTCGTATTCTTTTAATCCGTTGATTGAAGGGTACTGCAAACAAGGCTTGTTAGATGAAGCTTGGGGAGTTACCGACGAAATGGTCAATGTTGGTCTTTATCCAACCACAGCCACATATAATATCTATATACGAGCTCTCTGCGAGTATGGAAAGATCGATGATGCAAGACAG GTGTTATCTAGTATGGCAGCTCCTGATGTTGTGTCTTATAACACTCTGATGCATGGGTACATCAAGATAGGGAAGATGGTAGAGgcatctctcttgtttgatgACTTGAGAGTTGGAGATATCAGTCCCAGTGTTGTCACCTACAATACTCTaatagatggtctttgtgagTCAGGGAACTTGGAAGGTGCTCTCCGGTTAAAAGAAGAGATGACGGACCAACTGATATTTCCTGATGTGATTACGTACACGACTCTTGTAAAAGGATTTGTTAAGAATGGGAATCTTTCCATGGCAACCGAGATTTATGATGAGATGCTGAAGAAAGGAATTAAACCTGATGGATATGCATACACTACAAGGACTGTGGGTGAAATGCGGCTTGGAGATTCAGACAAAGCGTTTCGTCTGCACGAAGAGATAGTTGCAAAGGATCATCATCATGCTCCGGATCTGATCATCTATAACGTTCGTATAGACGGACTCTGCAAGGTTGGGAATCTGGAAAAAGCGATTGAGTTTCAGCGTAAGATTTTTAGAGTTGGTCTTGTCCCAGATCATGTTACTTACACCACGGTTATTCGCGCTTATTTGGAGAAGGGCCGGTTTAAGATGGCTAGTGATTTGTATGATGAAATGCTGAGTAAAAGGTTATCTCCCAGTGTGATTACTTACTTTGTGTTGATTCATGGTCATGCGAAAGCAGGGAGGCTAGACCAAGCCTTACAGTATTCTACCGAGATGAAAAAGAGTGGTGTCCGTCCAAATGTCATGACATACAATGCTCTTATACATGGCTATTGCAGAGCTGGTGATATAGATGAAGCTTACAAATACTTTTGCAAGATGGAAGAAGATGGGTTTTCACCGAACAAATATAGCTACACTATGCTTATAAGCAAGAGCTGTGAGCTCGAGAAATGGGAAGAGGTTGTCAAATTGTATAAAGAGATGCTAGATAAAGAGATTGAGCCAGATGCTTACACACATAATGCCTTGTTCAAGCATTTGGATAAAGACCACGCGTCACGAGAGGTCGAGTTAGTTGAAAAGTTATTACTCAGTTGA